Within the Nyctibius grandis isolate bNycGra1 chromosome 4, bNycGra1.pri, whole genome shotgun sequence genome, the region TGAGGAAGCCAGGGAAAGGATCCCAGCAAGAGGATTCTGCACCCAGTGCgcctctgtttgctttttaagggAGATTTGTTTATGTAGGCAAATGTGGggcaaaaataatgcaaaaagcCTTGGAAGTGACTGAAGGAGCAAACATGGCTCTGACACGTAGCTCAGGTGTTCTCAGCAGCATCTAAATTCCAGGGGAACTGAAACAACTCGGAACCCTGGGGCCTGTCAGCAAAAAAATGGGCTTTCTCCAGGGAAGCCCGGGGACCATGGCTGGATCCCACAAATCTCCACTGATTTCTAGCTCTGAactctccttctcccccttctctgcCCAAGGAGCCATGAGGTTCACCTCCCTCCTGCACCACCTTTTGCAAGGCAGTTTGGCTCATCCCCTTCTTCctaagggagaggaggaggaacgGCTACGGGAGTGGCAAATCCCACCCAAAGAGCTGGACatagcagcagtgctgcagctccctgtccctgcGAGGGAGACAAGGAGAAGGCAGATTTGTTTCCTGCCCTTGAAAATCCTAAATGACCTACTGCAGGCTGTGGGTGGGGGCTTGTGTTCCCAGGCTGGACTTGGGCACTGGGACAGCCACGTAAAAATCATTCAACTCATATCTCCCTCCTCTGTGCTGAGATTTTCCACCTAGCACTTGGcacatattttttccatgcaCATGGGAATATTTGCCTCAGGTCTAAAAGACACAGGATCCCTCTCTTCCAGGTCTCATTTGGCTGGTGAAGGAGGCCAGCTGCCTTTTCATCTCCTCTCTCACGCATGCATGTATCCCCAGAACTGTGTCATTTGGCCTCTGTCCATCTTGCTCTGAGTTGTGGCAAGTCTTTCCTTACCTGATACAGCTTAGTAAATAACCCAGTTATTTCATGGCAGAAAGGGGCAGGTTTCAGGATATACACACAGCTGGTCAAGTCTGTCTCAAGTCACTCGGCATCTTCCTTGTTGAGGGGAATGAGAAAATGCAGTTTGGCATCTCTCTGCGTGAGAATACAGCCCACTTCCATTCTGCAGGAATATGAGGCAGAAGATCCTAGAAAGAATGAGAGGGGCTTAATTGCTCATTTTGGGTCTTATCATCAATTGGCATTAACTCAGGGAACTCTACTGAAGTGGGCTattgtgttttttggttttcctctcaCTTGTTTGCTGGTCTGTTTTCCCCTGGTGCGTGGCCTTTTTCATCAGCAGATGATGTTCCATGTACAGCATCCTGAGCTGGCTCACCTGTGCTTATTTCATTTAACATGAAGGTATTGCGTGACAGAAAATTTAAGCATCTCAAAAAATGTGATTTGCATAAATTTCCAATACTGTCCTCTGACAGAGGAATTTTTAAGCATAAAAATGATCGGGCTGATGATTTTGagcataaaaataatacttccTGTCCAAATGGTCGCTGGTGAAAGCATACCAGTTGCTGTGCTGGTCTGCGGAATTTTGCAGTGCCTTGACTGAAAAAAGAGTATGAAAAATGGTAAAAACTGAATACTTGTGTTCTGGGTGCCATTTTGTAAGGATGGTTTGTGAGTCccacactccagcacctcaacactGTAAGCAATTGGTGGAGCTCCAGCTGCCTGCATCAATACAGCTGGGTCTGCTGCTAAATGCCCCAACATAGGTACATGCTCTGACTACGTTGTAACTGCATTTTGGAGCATTCTCTAGTCCATGCCCCTGGGTTTCTGCAGGAAGGAGATCTGGGCATATATCTGGAAATAGTCTGGCCTGGTCCCTGATTTGTAAAGTCAGCACCCAGGACCCCAGAATTACCACCAAGATCCCCATCCCTTGGCTTCCATGCAGCCCATAGATCTATCCTTGCGCACTCATGATCACAGGTCCAGTGCTGAACGctaacacttaaaaatatgtaaattataTTGTGTATATTGATGGGGAATACAGTAGGATGTGAATGTTGCATGAAGAGAAAAGGGTTCAAtaaaacaatagcagtttttgcATTCAAGTCCATCACTTTGAAAAACAAGGCTAATATGTGTAATAGTAATGAGTAATATAGCTCATTGACTCAAGGCAAACATGCCGTGGTGACTCACAATTGCTGGAGATTAGATGATAAAAACTACTAGGCtggattaattttgtttctttttgtgtttgtgaaaTTTTTTTGGACAGATTGCAGATTTCCTGAATTTACTCTTTGTTCAGAATGATTTGACAAGTGGCATCTATGAAATCTGTTTGGCTGGTGGTGTGTTCAAGCTGTTCATGAGGACTCGTGCAGTGTGTGAAATTAAACCTGTTTTGTTTAGATTGTCATGAGCATGTTCTTTGGCTGGATGAATAGTCCTCTCATAAAGAGGTTAtcagtaaaaagaaattaaattcacCTTTGTGGACTGGATATTGAGCAATCGTTTcataaaattttgcttttatagtGACTAATACAAACTGGGTGAAAAACACTGTCAAAATTAACTCCtttacaaatgtaaaaatatattggttgaaaattgttttctgcacTTGCTTTGTTCTAACACCTCCCATGGATCTAGACAAGGAAAGTTACCTAACAAGcagaaagtttcttttttgtatttctgagaTGGTTGGATTTGCAGTAGCAAAAGGGATTTAATCTGCATTTTAAGGTCCTGTCTGAAAAATGGCTTCCTACCCATGTAACTATTAGCAGTGGTAAAACCAGGAGTCTTTTACTTTCTCAAACCTAGGAAATAACAAAATCATCTTGTCTAAACTTTGAATGGGAAAGTGGTTTATTGTGGCTATCCCCAAACTTTCTCATTCATTTATCAACAACCACAACTTGAAAATGCTTTAATCAAGCATTTGGCGTTTGGACttgtgacaaaaaaaacaatccagaaTTTCCAGAGTAAGTAAATGCAAGCTGGGGTGAAAACTTCCATACATCCCTAGCAACAACGAAAACCCCAGCTTGCATTTGCCTTGCTGCTGCAAGAAACCCACCATGCTGCGGCTGGAGATATTAATCCATCTTATCTAACCCAGATACAGACACATGAAATACAAAGATTTCAAGCAGGTAACCAGTTGACATTTCCTCAGTGCGTTGCTGAAGTCACTTCACTGCTTCTGTTGAGGAGTTCCTGTTGATGCTGATGTGAACAGGAGCATCGCTCCTCCCTTTACCCTCCTGCAAGGACTCCAAGCATTGCGGTGGCCATGGTGGCCATCCTCATTGCCCTTCCAGCTCCTGTCTTTAACATGTTGGTTTTCTCTCCCCAGCTATCGACCTGTTGTACTGGCATGACATCAAGCAGACAGGGATCGTGTTCGGCAGCCTCCTGTTACTGCTCTTCTCCCTGACCCAGTTCAGCGTCGTCAGTGTTGTGGCCTACCTGGCCCTCGCCGGCCTCTCGGCCACCATTAGCTTCAGAATCTACAAATCAGTCCTACAGGCCGTGCAGAAGACCGACGAGGGCCACCCCTTCAAGTGAGTGCTTTGCAGCCATGGCCAGGGGCTGTGTATCTTGCAAAGGATCCATTCCCAGTGGCAATTCACGTTTCTTTAGCTGATGGTTTTGTATtggataaaattattttcttactcaTAACaggggaaataattttttctgttgtccAGTGTCTAAAGAGCTGTAAGACTTTATTAGCTCAGGCCCTGGGGTGGGGAAACAACACAAAAGCCATCATCTTCTGAGAcatgggaatttttttcctgaaagctaAAAGATccagaaaattttaaacaacTGGAGAAAATTAGTTTCATTAGAGCTAATGATCATACAGTATCTCTGCAAGGAGGAGGAGTATTGTTTCTGGGCACGCTCTATTGGGCATAGAGGGAAACTATATCTTTTCTCCAGCACTGCTAGTCTGTGATGTGGGAATGCATCATCCTAGGTGGTGGTGCTGGCGCCAGCACTCTCCCCACCCTCTGCAGGGTCTGGGCAGTTTGCTTCAGGAAAGCAGCGatcctttctcctctgctgtgcCAACAAGTCAGTGAACCAGGACATGGAACTGGTCTGGTTTGCAAGCatactcaattaaaaaaaaagtcgtCTTTGGTGCTGCTCCGTTTCCCTTGGGTCAGTTCTGAGATGCGACTCACGACACGGGCGTTGCTCAGAGGGGggtgcagagcaggcagaggaatGGAGAAAGAAGGGGGCATCGCTGCCAAAGGTGACACATGCACAGAAGTTTGTGGGGAAACCCCCCCCAGCTAGGATTTGCATCCCCTTTGAGTGGAGTAGAGAGAGGGATCCCATCAAGACCAGGCTCTGTGTGGGGAGAGGGCAAGGCTGGAGGCAAACAGCCGTGGAGCAGCCTGCAATTGCCCAGAGAGATGTGTCATGCAAGGCAAAGACTGTATGTGCTGGTGGCTCTGTGCCCACAGGAAGGGGGTCATGTTGCTCCAGCTGTAAGAAAATGAggtctggggaggagggagtgaCAGGATAGAGAGGCACGAGCATGAATGGCAAGAGAACCTGCCTGGGTTTGTAACTGGACCTGTGTTTCTGGCAGAGCCTACTTGGAGATGGAAATGAATCTTTCACAGGACCAGATTCAGAAATACACAGACTGTCTCCAGCTATACGTCAACAGCACAGTCAAAGAGCTGAGGAGACTCTTTCTTGTTCAGGACCTCGTGGATTCTTTAAAAGTAGgattcctttaaatattttaacccCTCTCTAGAGGATCAATCTGCATTTCAAAGTGCTGCTTCCCATGTTGACAGTGTCATCACAAAACCTGGTTTTGTGTAGCTCCAAATATAAACGTTGCTCTCCTTTTTGATTTCTGAACTGTTTGCTTCCAGCACTTAGAGGTTTGGCAATCTGCATTTGAATTTATTGATATGTAATACAGGAGTTATAAAAGTTGCAGGACCAGCTTAACTCCCCTGCAATTCTAGAAGCATCTCTGTGTTACGCTTTCTATGATTTTGCCACAAAATAGTGCGTTCCCCTCTAATACCTCTGTTAGTCTAGATTTCCTCTAATGGTGGCATTTCCTGCTGTGGAGGAAGgtcttctttccctccctgctgagataattatttattttcagcctTACACCCAAGTAGGTGTTCTTCAgagcaaaaggaagattattAAGAGAGCAGACATGGGTTAGGCTCCTAAATTACTaaagatttttagaaaaacGTACCATCCCCCAGCCTCGAGAGTTTTCAGCCTCTGGGATTATCACTGTGGGGCTGTGATTAACTTGTGTAGGATGACCTCTGCCATCATCAAAACTGGACGCACAAATCTGCCTCTGCCATGCTCAATGCAGAACCCTAAATGTCTGCAATTAAGCTCTAAATATATGTGAAAACTCAGCTAGGAGGGTGAGAAGCAGTGAACAGCAGAACAGAGAATGGGGTTTATACACCCAGAAAAAGTACCTAGTTCCTAATGTGCCTTACTTAATGAGTCCCCTTACACATTAAAAAAGGCTAAGGTGCTGTTATGTTAGCTAGTTATTGAACTAATTTCTTCTTATGCTGATACTGGAGGTGATGTAATGATCTGTGTTTAATTTAGTTTGCAGTACTAATGTGGCTGCTGACTTACGTGGGAGCCCTCTTCAATGGCCTGACTCTTCTGATAATGGGtaaaaatcaacatttcttttaaaatctatttttaacttTAACTCTGTTGTGATTTCTACTTAGACAAAACAGCCTATCCTTGTTGTGCCTTCCCCACAGTTAAACCATCAACTTTTATTTGCCTTTCCAGTAGATATTCATTATTCCCATTCTGTTGTCCCTCCTGCtagaattaatttgttttttatggTTTTGCAGCCACTAGTCCCAGAGCAATGGGAAATTCCATATTTGGGAGGTTTGAGCAAAGTTCATTTTTCACAGCAGATCCCTCGTGGATCAGCTGACCAAGTGGCATGATATGTGTTTGTTGCTGTTTGAAGTAGGTCTCTTTTCTGGAGGAATCTGATGGGCAGTAATATAATAGTGTActctttttctcctcagctGTGGTGTCTATGTTTACTCTCCCTGTTGTATACGACAAGTACCAGGTAAGTCATTCCTCACGGTGTAGTTGGGGTGTCTGGGTGGTTCTGCCTTATTGATGCCTCATTGACTTGGtctcttctgctctttgcaGGCACAGATTGATCAATACTTGGGACTTGTGCGGACCCACATAAACACTGTTGTGGCAAAGTGAGTTCAGCAGCAGACTTGACCAGAAGTCTTGCTGTGAGGTTGTGGTGCACTGGGGGTGGCTGAGAGCTGGGTGGTCCCAGGGACAATGTGCCCTATGAATGATGTCCTCCCCAAGCTCCTGGCATGTAAGAGCCTGTGGGAGGGCAGATCCCTGGAAGAAAAGAGTCCTTCTCAGCTGAGCGTAGACTGAGGCAGAGCTGTGACCCTACATCCTCAGCTTCTCTCTCCTGCCCTTTGGGGGAGTTGTGGACAGAGCAGCCCAACTAGGGTCTGATGTCCATACTTTTACCTGGCCAAGACAAACAGGAAGGAATGTGTTAaatcccttccccaccccaagCCTGGGTTTGTGCATTCAGGGACTCTGTCCTTTAGAGTTAATAATGCCATTAATGAACAAAGTGGGAATTAGAACACCACCctgctacagaaagaaaatacctgGAAGCACCATGATCTTTAGTGTTTCAAACCACCATGGAACTG harbors:
- the RTN1 gene encoding reticulon-1 isoform X2 translates to MQASADSTKMDCLWSNWKCQAIDLLYWHDIKQTGIVFGSLLLLLFSLTQFSVVSVVAYLALAGLSATISFRIYKSVLQAVQKTDEGHPFKAYLEMEMNLSQDQIQKYTDCLQLYVNSTVKELRRLFLVQDLVDSLKFAVLMWLLTYVGALFNGLTLLIMAVVSMFTLPVVYDKYQAQIDQYLGLVRTHINTVVAKIQAKIPGAKRKAE